In one window of Gossypium raimondii isolate GPD5lz unplaced genomic scaffold, ASM2569854v1 Contig00280, whole genome shotgun sequence DNA:
- the LOC105764312 gene encoding uncharacterized protein LOC105764312: MEFVDYALGNRSVEDYFKEMEMSMMRSNIVEDPNIVEMQHYVELDDMVHMAIKIERQQRRKASTRGNTPFKSFSNPLYTPNNARKQAPQPPLRIREPGESCKSKPKPPIVDNGRGKQPMVAPERSRDIQCFKCLGRGHVASQCPNRRVMLMREDGEIESDSEEDVHELPTKEDEENDLEVAESGQVMEIMVVKRSLNVQQVQDEQQHDKASESAQVAWLNDGGELKVTKQVVVPFSIGNYKDEVLCDVVSMDATHLLLGGPWHKKITLAPLTPSQVIEDQTSLKRVRKLQRRRKDERYASVNQKCLSSHQSLFILIFKDHCLLAEFPADLPASIVSLLQEFEDVFSKETPKGLPPLHGIEHQIDFIPGATIPNRPAYRTNPEETKELQRQVTELMDKGYIRESLSPCAVPVLLDDMLDELCGAVIFSKIDLKSGYHQICMREGDEWKTAFKTKLDPSVQHFHRSFP; this comes from the exons ATGGAGTTTGTTGACTATGCACTG GGCAACAGGAGCGTTGAGGACTATttcaaggagatggagatgtccATGATGCGTTCAAACATAGTTGAGGACC CAAACATTGTTGAAATGCAACATTATGTTGAGTTGGatgacatggtgcatatggcgaTCAAAATTGAGCGACAACAACGTAGAAAAGCTTCTACTCGAGGTAATActccatttaaatctttttcgaATCCTTTATACACCCCTAACAATGCCAGGAAACAAGCACCACAACCGCCATTACGGATTCGAGAGCCAGGTGAATCCTGCAAAAGCAAACCAAAGCCTCCCATTGTTGATAATGGACGTGGCAAACAACCAATGGTGGCACCAGAACGATCAAGAGATATTCAGTGCTTTAAGTGCCTTGGTAGAGGACATGTTGCTAGCCAGTGTCCTAATCGGAGGGTTATGTTGATGCGAGAAGATGGAGAGATCGAGTCAGATTCTGAGGAAGATGTACATGAACTCCcgactaaagaagatgaagagaatgacCTAGAAGTTGCTGAATCTGGTCAAGTTATGGAGATCATGGTTGTCAAACGTAGTTTGAATGTGCAACAGGTGCAAGACGAGCAACAAC ACGACAAAGCATCCGAATCTGCACAAGTTGCGTGGTTGAATGACGGTGGAGAACTTAAAGTGACGAAACAAGTGGTTGTACCGTTTTCAATTGGAAACTACAAGGACGAGGTCCTTTGTGATGTTGTGTCGATGGATGCTACTCACCTTCTTTTGGGGGGCCCTTGGCA TAAGAAGATTACTTTGGCTCCTTTGACACCGAGTCAAGTAATTGAAGATCAAACAAGCTTGAAAAGAGTAAGGAAgttgcaaaggagaagaaaagatgaGCGATATGCAAGCGTAAATCAGAAATGTCTTTCCTCTCACCaatccttgtttattttaatatttaaagatcaTTGTTTATTGGCTGAGTTCCCTGCTGATTTGCCTGCATCGATTGTGTCCCTTTTGCAAGAGTTTGAGGATgtgttttcaaaagaaacaccGAAGGGATTACCACCTCTTCATGGCATTGAGCACCAGATTGATTTCATTCCAGGTGCTACCATTCCAAATCGACCAGCTTATCGTACTAACCCTGAAGAGACGAAAGAGCTTCAAAGGCAAGTTACAGAATTGATGGACAAGGGTTATATTCGAGAAAGTCTGAGTCCATGTGCTGTTCCGGTGTT acttgatgacatgttggacGAGCTTTGCGGAGCcgtcatcttctccaaaattgacttgaagAGTGGATATCATCAGATTTGCATGCGAGAAGGCGACGAATGGAAGACAGCCTTCAAAACAAAGCTAG aTCCAAGCGTCCAGCATTTTCATAGGAGTtttccgtga